The following coding sequences are from one Ammospiza nelsoni isolate bAmmNel1 chromosome 5, bAmmNel1.pri, whole genome shotgun sequence window:
- the TRMU gene encoding mitochondrial tRNA-specific 2-thiouridylase 1 isoform X1 yields the protein MLAARARRVACAVSGGVDSAVAALLLRRRGYQVTGVFMKNWDPLDEQGACSVDRDCEDAYRVCQKLDIPFHQVSYVKEYWNEVFSDLLKEYELGRTPNPDILCNKHIKFNYFLHYAMDNLGADAIATGHYARTSLEDEEVFQQKHTKRPQKLFRNRFEVRNTVKLLQGADLFKDQTFFLSQISQDALKKTIFPLGDLTKTFVKKIAAEHDLHHVLKKKESMGVCFIGERNFENFLLEYLEPQPGNFVSIEDKKVMGRHKGWFLFTIGQRARLAGLKDAWFVVDKDVSTGDIFVAPSRDHPALYRDLLRTNRVHWIAEEPPAELVREKMMECHFRFRHQMALVPCVLTLNQDGSVWVTLVKPARAITPGQFAVFYKGDECLGSGKILRMGPSVYTLQQGKNREESPKKEEIDKIEPAT from the exons ATGCTGGCGGCCCGGGCGCGCCGCGTGGCCTGCGCCGTGTCCGGCGGCGTGGACAGCGCCGTGGCCGCGCTGCTGCTGCGCCGCCGAG GCTACCAGGTGACAGGGGTGTTTATGAAGAACTGGGACCCTCTGGACGAGCAGGGAGCTTGCTCCGTTGACAGGGATTGTGAAGATGCTTACCGGGTGTGCCAGAAGCTTGATATCCCCTTTCACCAGGTTTCCTACGTGAAGGAATACTGGAATGAAGTATTCAG TGACCTCTTAAAAGAGTATGAATTGGGAAGGACACCTAATCCTGATATTTTGTGTAACAAGCACATCAAATTCAACTATTTTCTGCATTATGCTATGGATAACCTTG GAGCAGATGCAATTGCTACTGGGCATTATGCCAGGACCTCACTGGAGGATGAGGAAGTGTTTCAGCAGAAACATACTAAAAGACCACAGAAGCTTTTCAGAAACCGTTTTGAAGTTAGAAATA CTGTGAAACTCCTTCAAGGGGCTGACCTCTTTAAGGACCAGACCTTCTTTCTAAGTCAGATTTCACAGGATGCTTTGAAGAAAACCATCTTCCCTCTAGGGGATTTAACAAAAACTTTTGTAAAGAAGATAGCAGCAGAACATGACCTTCACCATGtgctaaagaaaaaagag agtATGGGGGTCTGTTTCATTGGTGAAAGAAACTTTGAAAATTTCCTTCTTGAG TATTTGGAACCTCAACCTGGTAACTTTGTTTCCATTGAAGATAAGAAGGTGATGGGAAGACACAAAG GTTGGTTCCTCTTCACAATAGGCCAGAGGGCTCGGCTGGCAGGGCTCAAGGATGCTTGGTTTGTTGTAGACAAAGATGTCAGCACTGGAGATATCTTTGTG gCACCATCACGAGATCACCCTGCCCTGTACAGAGACCTGCTGCGGACAAACCGCGTGCACTGGATCGCAGAGGAGCCGCCGGCGGAGCTGGTCAGGGAGAAGATGATGGAATGTCATTTCAGATTTCGGCACCAGATGGCACTGG TGCCTTGTGTCCTGACTCTAAACCAAGATGGGAGTGTGTGGGTAACATTAGTGAAGCCAGCAAGAGCTATCACACCTGGACAG TTTGCTGTGTTCTACAAGGGAGATGAGTGCCTGGGCAGTGGGAAGATCCTGAGGATGGGCCCATCAGTGTATACCTTGCAACAGGGCAAAAACCGAGAGGAGAGCCCCAAGAAGGAGGAGATTGACAAAATAGAACCAGCAACATGA
- the TRMU gene encoding mitochondrial tRNA-specific 2-thiouridylase 1 isoform X2, which produces MKNWDPLDEQGACSVDRDCEDAYRVCQKLDIPFHQVSYVKEYWNEVFSDLLKEYELGRTPNPDILCNKHIKFNYFLHYAMDNLGADAIATGHYARTSLEDEEVFQQKHTKRPQKLFRNRFEVRNTVKLLQGADLFKDQTFFLSQISQDALKKTIFPLGDLTKTFVKKIAAEHDLHHVLKKKESMGVCFIGERNFENFLLEYLEPQPGNFVSIEDKKVMGRHKGWFLFTIGQRARLAGLKDAWFVVDKDVSTGDIFVAPSRDHPALYRDLLRTNRVHWIAEEPPAELVREKMMECHFRFRHQMALVPCVLTLNQDGSVWVTLVKPARAITPGQFAVFYKGDECLGSGKILRMGPSVYTLQQGKNREESPKKEEIDKIEPAT; this is translated from the exons ATGAAGAACTGGGACCCTCTGGACGAGCAGGGAGCTTGCTCCGTTGACAGGGATTGTGAAGATGCTTACCGGGTGTGCCAGAAGCTTGATATCCCCTTTCACCAGGTTTCCTACGTGAAGGAATACTGGAATGAAGTATTCAG TGACCTCTTAAAAGAGTATGAATTGGGAAGGACACCTAATCCTGATATTTTGTGTAACAAGCACATCAAATTCAACTATTTTCTGCATTATGCTATGGATAACCTTG GAGCAGATGCAATTGCTACTGGGCATTATGCCAGGACCTCACTGGAGGATGAGGAAGTGTTTCAGCAGAAACATACTAAAAGACCACAGAAGCTTTTCAGAAACCGTTTTGAAGTTAGAAATA CTGTGAAACTCCTTCAAGGGGCTGACCTCTTTAAGGACCAGACCTTCTTTCTAAGTCAGATTTCACAGGATGCTTTGAAGAAAACCATCTTCCCTCTAGGGGATTTAACAAAAACTTTTGTAAAGAAGATAGCAGCAGAACATGACCTTCACCATGtgctaaagaaaaaagag agtATGGGGGTCTGTTTCATTGGTGAAAGAAACTTTGAAAATTTCCTTCTTGAG TATTTGGAACCTCAACCTGGTAACTTTGTTTCCATTGAAGATAAGAAGGTGATGGGAAGACACAAAG GTTGGTTCCTCTTCACAATAGGCCAGAGGGCTCGGCTGGCAGGGCTCAAGGATGCTTGGTTTGTTGTAGACAAAGATGTCAGCACTGGAGATATCTTTGTG gCACCATCACGAGATCACCCTGCCCTGTACAGAGACCTGCTGCGGACAAACCGCGTGCACTGGATCGCAGAGGAGCCGCCGGCGGAGCTGGTCAGGGAGAAGATGATGGAATGTCATTTCAGATTTCGGCACCAGATGGCACTGG TGCCTTGTGTCCTGACTCTAAACCAAGATGGGAGTGTGTGGGTAACATTAGTGAAGCCAGCAAGAGCTATCACACCTGGACAG TTTGCTGTGTTCTACAAGGGAGATGAGTGCCTGGGCAGTGGGAAGATCCTGAGGATGGGCCCATCAGTGTATACCTTGCAACAGGGCAAAAACCGAGAGGAGAGCCCCAAGAAGGAGGAGATTGACAAAATAGAACCAGCAACATGA